A region of the bacterium genome:
GAAGTCGCCCTGGTGCCGCGAGACGTCGGCGCGCGTCTCGAACCGCCCCGCGCGCGCCGCGTCCGCCAACGTCCTGGCGTCGGCGACGAGCGCGCCGACCGCCGCGACGCAGGTGTTGAGGTTGTTCTTGATCGTGTTGAAGTCGCCGTTGTACGACTGCGCGATCGGCGCCGGGATCTCTCCCTTGGCGATCTTGTCCAGGTAGTCGGCCGCGACGTTGAGCGGGACGATCACCGCGTCGAGCGTGTCGTTGACTCCCTGCACGACCTCGCGGTAGGCCCCGTGGAAACGCGCGGCGTCGCCGCGCGCCGCGAGGCGCCCTTCCACCGCGTCCTTGGAAAGCCGCTCCATCTCCTCGATCAGCGCGCCGACGGCGTCCACCGTGCCGTTGAGCGCCGGCGCCACCTCGTCGGCGGCGTCGTGGGCGGCGACGCGCGCGTCGAGGTTCCCGTCGGCGATCTTCTTCATCTGCGCGACGAGGAGCTGCAGCCCCGCGGCGAACTGGTCCATCGTCCGCCCCATGTCGCCGAGCTCGTCGGCGCGCGTCGAGTCGACGCGCGCGCCGAGATGCCCGAGCGACAGCTCGTGGAGGACGCCCGCGCAGGCGCCGAGCGGCTCGACGATGCTCCGCGTCAGGCGCCGCGCGAAGAGGACGAGGCCGGCGCCGCCGAGGACCAGGACGAGCGCGACGAACCCGACCGCCCAATGGACGAGCGAGGCGTTGCGCTCGGCGATCGTCTTCGATTCGTCGAGGATCGCCTTGTTGAGCGCGTCCATCGACGCGCT
Encoded here:
- a CDS encoding HAMP domain-containing protein, whose translation is MASRLDDVAIGKKLVGGFLITGLLAVVVAIAAGGALFRVSAAGRDLDEQVARPAVHMGVVTAQYGRIRAAVVKMSLAHDAAGVAALSAQVDDAMRVVDQERAQVEASVQAPAIKRAIAEFADADRAYRDWRGRYEPSVVAVVSAGGQPPISKEGNAVSTRISASMDALNKAILDESKTIAERNASLVHWAVGFVALVLVLGGAGLVLFARRLTRSIVEPLGACAGVLHELSLGHLGARVDSTRADELGDMGRTMDQFAAGLQLLVAQMKKIADGNLDARVAAHDAADEVAPALNGTVDAVGALIEEMERLSKDAVEGRLAARGDAARFHGAYREVVQGVNDTLDAVIVPLNVAADYLDKIAKGEIPAPIAQSYNGDFNTIKNNLNTCVAAVGALVADARTLADAARAGRFETRADVSRHQGDFRAIVEGVNATLDVVVDKVFWYEAILDSVPFPVSVTDSGLRWTFVNKATEEYLGRRRAELAG